The following is a genomic window from Sphingomonas sinipercae.
GATGCAGCAATTGTTGCAGCGGCCGCCCCAGGACATGCGCAAGACGCTGACGGACTGGGCCAAGCGCCACCGCGTCGCCATCGCATGATTCGACGGCCACAGCGGTTGACAGGCTCGGCGGCGACCTGAACAACAGCGGCTGCACTAACGAGGGTTAGGGATGGACGAGACCGACGCGATTGAGACCCCGACGGTCGGCGAGCAGCTTCGCTCTGCCCGCGAGGATAAAGGCCTCTCGCTGGAGGACCTCGCCACGCAGACGCGAATTCCGCGTCGGCATCTGGAAAGCCTCGAAACCGCCGATTGGCACCGGCTTCCGGCGCCAACCTACACCCTCGGCTTTGCCAAGAGCTATGCCACCGCCGTCGGCCTCGACCGCGCGGAAATCGCCGAGCAGCTTCGCGCTGAAATGGGCGGCGTTCGGACCGAGACGGCTACAGCGGAAGTGTTCCAGCCGGCCGACCCGGCGCGGACGATGCCCAAATGGCTCGTGCTTGGGACAATCGCCGCCGTCATCCTCTTCGCGCTATTGTTCTCCTGGTACCAGAACCGTTCGCTTAACGAGGGCGATGAGACGCCCGCCGCCGTTTCGCAGCAAGCGATCGTGCCCACGGCGCCAGCCGCAGCGCCGGTCCAGCAAGCAGCGACAACCGCCAGCGGGCCCGTCGTGCTGACCGCGACCGAACCGTCGTGGATCCAGGTTTCCGACAACGGCAAATCGTTGTTCCAGGGCGAACTTGCCGCCGGGCAGACTTTCGCGGTCCCGGCCACCGCGACTGCGCCAACCTTGCGCGCCGGCAAGCCGGAAGCGCTGCGCATTACCGTCGGCAACACCGTCGCGCCGCCAGTCGGTCCGCCCGGACGGGTCGCGTCGAACGTCAGCCTGCTTGGCGCCGACTTGATGAAGGCGCCAGCCGCGGCGTCCGCGCCGGCCGTCGGGGCCAGCCCGCAACCATCCGGCGCGCGCTAGATTCATCTGGGCGCAAGCTCGATTGCGTCAAGGTAGCCTTGCTGTAGCTTTCGACTTTCCGTGGGGGAATCCAATGAAGTTCGCGCGCCTGCGCATCGCCGTCCCGGCAGCCATCCTTCTCGCCAGCACTGCCGCGCCTTCGATTGCGCAGAGGCCACCGACGCCCGAGCAGCGGATCGCGATCCTGCAGCAGCAGCTTTCCGCTTCGCAGGCGCTTGCGGTCCGGCTCCAGCAGCGGCTGGACGCGGTCGAAGCGCAGCTGCAGCAGCTCGTCAACCGGACGGAAGAGAGCGGTCACCGCCTCGGCGTGCTTGAAGGCACGGTCCAGCAGCTTCGCACCGATCAGGATTCGCGGATCGCCCGACTTGAAAGCGCCGCCGTGGCGGCCCAGCCCGCCGTCGTCGAGACAGCGGAGGATCCCAAGCCGGTCGTCACCAAGCCCGCCACCGGCGGCAGCAAGTCGACCGCGAGCGCCGAGCCGGCGGACGCCGCCGCCGCCGCCACCGACCCCGGCGAGGACGCTTACACCGAAGGCTTTAAGTTGTGGGAAGCGAAGCGCTTCGACCAGGCGATCACTTCGCTGCGCGCGTTCGTCGCCGGCTATCCCAAGCACCGGCGGGTCAGCTGGGCCAATAATCTGATCGGGCGCGCCTTGCTCGATAAGGGCGAGCCGTTCGCCGCCGCGCAAGCTCTGCTAGCCAACTACCGCTCCAATCCGAAGGGCGGACGGGCGCAGGATAGCCTCTATTATCTCGGGCAGGCGCTGCTCAAATACGGGCAGCCGGCGCAGGCGTGCAAAGCCTATTCGGAGCTGACCAGCGTCTATGGCGATTCGGTCCGCCCGGAGCTGAAGGCGCTGCTTCCCAAGGCGCGCGCCGAAGCGAATTGCAGCTAAAGCTCGATCCGCATCTGGTCGGACGCTTCGGCGCCGGCCTCGATCGATTGATTCCGGGCGACGCCCGCATCGGCCTCGCCGTCTCGGGCGGCCCAGACAGCCTGGCGCTGCTGCTCCTTGCCAGCGCGGCCCGGCCCGGCGCGGTGGAAGCGGCGACCGTCGATCACAGCCTGCGAGCCGAAAGCGCCGACGAAGCGGCGATGGTCGCAGGACTTTGCGCCACGCTGGGGGTCCCCCACGCGACGCTGGCCATCCGCTGGGATCGCAAGCCGGAAACGGCGCTCCAGGAACGTTCGCGGGCCGAGCGGTACCGGCTACTCGGCGGCTGGCTGGAAAGGCGCGGCCTCGGTGTCCTGGCGACCGCCCACCACCTCGACGACCAGGTCGAAACCTTGCTGATGCGGCTCAACCGCGGCGCCGGCGTTCGTGGTCTCGCCGCGATCCGCCCGGTCGCCACGGTTCCGGGAACCGGGCAGCCATTGCTGCGGCCATTGCTGGACTGGCGACGCGAAGACCTTGCGAGCGTTTGCAGGATTGCCGGCGTCTCCCCGGCCGCCGACCCGGGCAATTCGGACGACCGCTTCGAGCGGGTGCGCGTGCGAAACGCACTCGCGCAACTGGACTTGCTCGATGTCCCGGCCATCGGACAAAGCGTCGCCAATCTGGCGGAGGCGGATGCCGCGCTTGAATGGGCGGTGGAACACCATTGGCGCACGGCAGTCGCCGCCGATAGCGGCGAGCTTCGCTACACCCCCGGCGATGCCCCGCCGGAAATCCGCCGGCGCATTGCGGCAAAGGCCGTTGCCGAGCTTGCCAGCGAGGGGCCTTTGCAGCTGCGCGGCCGGGAGCTCAACGAACTCCTCGGCGCGCTGACGGCCGGGGGGACCGCGACTTTGCGAGGCGTCCGCTGCTCCGGCGGGGAAACGTGGCGTTTCGCTTCAGCGCCGCCGCGCCGCCTAGCGTAACCAGTCGCTGAAGTGACGGCGGGCGAGGACCATGGCGCCGACGATCCCGGCGGCGAACAAGGCGATTTCGAGCGCGCCGCTGGCGGCCTCCGTCGCCGGGCCCAACCCGTGTTCGCCGAATAGCGCGCCGACCGCATCGATCCGCAGCCGCGAGTTGGGAAAATTGCGGGCCAGCAGGTCGAGGCTGCCGAGCATCAGCCGCCCGCCAGACAGGATGATGACCAGCCCGGCCACTGCGCCGACTGCAGCGCCCAGAAGCGCGCTTCGGCGTGCGGGTGCAAGCGGCGTGAACCGAGTCGCAAGCCATGCGGCAAGGCCGACCGCGGCACCGGTCAGAGCACCCTCGCCAGCGCCGGTGATATCGCCGGGCGACTGGCCGAACAGGAGGCTGAACCCGTCGACGCCAAGCAGCTTGGTGAAAGCGCCGACCAGCAATCCGCCGGCCGCCCCGCCCGCCATTTTCCAGGCCCATTGCGGGCCCTTGGCAAAGCCGGCCGCGGCAACCCCGAACGAGACGCCCAACCCGCCAAGGATGGCGACGACGATCGTCAGGCTGACCAGCACCAGCAGCATCGAGATACCGCCCGCACCCCGCTGCGTCGGGTCGGAAGTGGCGAGCAGGCCGTAAACGAGCCCCCCCAACAGCCCCGCCATGCCCGCGCCGATGGTCCCGGCCACTCCGGTCAGCAGGAACTCGCGTGCCGAATAATGGCTCGGCGCGGGCGGAGCTTCGCGCGCCACGCCGCCCCCCGGCCCGACCGATGCGATGAAGCGGTACCCGTGCTTTGGCACCGTCTCGATCAGGCGGGGCCGGCTGGCGCTGTCGCCAAGTTGCCGCCGAAGCGTCTTGATGCACTGGGTCAGCGCTTCGTCCGTGACCGGGACGCCGCGCCAGACCTCCTCCAGGAAGCGGTCCTTGGTAATCAGCTTGCCATGCTCGCGGACCAATAACGCGAGCGCGTCGAAGTAACGCGCGTTCACCTCGACCGTCTCGTCCCCCTCCCGCAGCTGCCGGTCAGCGACGTCGAGCTGGAAACGGTCGAAAGCGAAGGTTTGCGGCGCCATTGACGAAGCTTCAGCATGGCCGCCCAAGGTTGGCAACCGGCGAGGCTTCGGCACCGCCGTTCATGCCTTCCTAAGCGGCGCATTGTTATTGACTGGCGAGAGCTTATCTTGGCCCCAAAGCGGCAGTGACGCCGACGCGAGAGACCGAATGAACGAAAAGAAGCCGACGAGTCCCTGGATCAAGAGCCTGATGATCTGGGTTGGAATCCTGTTCGGCCTGGTGCTGTTCGTGCAAATGATCGGCGGCGGGTCGCAGGCCGCGGCCGGCCAGCCGGTCGCTTATTCTGACTTCATGCGCCAGGTCGAAGAAGGCAATGTTCGCGCAGTCACGATCGCGTCGAGCGCAAGCCGCAATTCCCTGATCAGCGGCAAGCTGGCCGACGGCACCGACTTCCGCACGATCGCGCCACCGGACGCTAACGTATCGTCGAAGCTGATCGAGCGTGGCGTCGACGTCCAGGTCAAGGCGGAGGAAGGGTCGAGCATCTGGATGCTGATGCTCTACAATTCGCTGCCGCTGCTGCTGATCATCGGCATCAGTTTCTTCGTCATGCGCCAGATGCAGAAGAATGCCGGATCCGGCGCGATGGGCTTCGGCAAGAGCCGCGCCCGCCAGCTGACGGAAAAGCACGGCCGAGTGACCTTCGCCGACGTCGCCGGCATCGATGAGGCCCGCGAAGAGCTCCAGGAAATCGTCGAATACCTTCGCGACCCGGGCAAGTTCGCCCGGCTTGGCGGCAAGATCCCGAAGGGAGCGTTGCTGGTCGGCTCGCCCGGCACTGGCAAGACTCTGCTCGCCCGCGCCATCGCGGGTGAGGCGGGCGTGCCCTTCTTCACGATCTCGGGCTCCGACTTCGTCGAAATGTTCGTCGGCGTCGGCGCCAGCCGAGTCCGGGACATGTTCGAGCAGGCGAAGAAATCGGCGCCCTGCATCCTCTTCATCGACGAAATCGACGCAGTCGGCCGCCATCGCGGCGCCGGCCTTGGCAACGGCAACGACGAACGCGAGCAGACGCTCAACCAGCTGCTCGTCGAAATGGACGGCTTCGAGGCCAACGAAGGCATCATCATTATCGCCGCGACCAACCGTCCCGACGTGCTCGACCCGGCGTTGCTTCGTCCCGGCCGGTTCGACCGCCAGGTGGTCGTGCCCCGTCCCGACATCGAAGGCCGCGAGAAGATCCTGTCCGTGCACATGAAGAAGGTACCGCTTGCGCCCGACGTCGATCCGCGCGTGATCGCCCGCGGGACGCCCGGCTTCTCGGGCGCCGACCTTGCCAACCTCGTCAACGAAGCGGCGCTGCTGGCGGCTCGCAAGGGCAAGCGCCTGGTGGCGATGAGCGAGTTCGAGGAGGCCAAGGACAAGGTCATGATGGGCACCGAACGGCGCTCCATGGTCATGACCGAGGATGAGAAGAAGATGACCGCTTATCACGAGGCCGGTCACGCCATCGTCGCCCTGCACGAGCCTGCGTCGGACCCGATCCACAAAGCGACGATCATTCCGCGCGGCCGCGCGCTCGGCATGGTCATGCGCCTGCCGGAACGCGACAGCTATAGCTATCACCGCGACAAGATGTACGCGAACCTGTCGGTGGCGATGGGCGGGCGCGTCGCGGAGGAAGTCATCTTCGGCTACCAGAAGGTTTCGTCCGGCGCGTCTTCCGACATCCAATATGCGACGCAGCTGGCGCGCGACATGGTCACGCGCTGGGGCATGTCCGATGCCCTTGGCCCGCTGCAATATGCCGAGCCGGAAGAGGAAGTGTTCCTTGGCTATTCGGTCAACCGCACGCGCGGCATGTCGAACGAGACCGCGCAGCTGATCGACAAGGAAATTCGCCGCATCGTCGACGAAGGTTACGACCGCGCCAAGGTGGTCCTGAACGAGCACCGCGATGAGCTGGAGTCGCTGGCGCAGGCACTGCTCGAATATGAAACGCTGAGCGGCGATGAGATCAAGACGCTGCTTGGCGGCGGCAAGATCGATCGCGGCAGCTCGGCCAAACCCACCATCCAGCCGGCTGGCTCGTCCGTCCCCAAGACCGGCCGCAAGTCGAAGCCGATCGGTGGCGCAGCGCCCGCAGGCGCCTGACGTTCAACTGGCGTTCACTGCAAGTCCTCCTACTTCTCGTGACCACGAGGGGGGAGGATTTCTAATGGTGCGTGCGGGTGTATTGGCGGCTTTGGTCGCCGCAGTGTGGGCGGCCCCTGCCTCGGCGCAGTCGATGCGCGCCGACATCTTCCTGCAAAAGGCCGATGCACTCGCAGCCAAGGGGCCGCTGGCCCTGCTTTCCGGCGACATGGGCAAGCTCAAGGCCGAGATGCGCGGCTCGGCCGAGCAGCTTCGTGCGGAGCGGCTGGCTGCCGTCAAGGCCGGGCAGAAGCCCGTTTACTGCCCACCGGCACAGCAGGGCAACCTTGGGGTGAGCGAGATCCTTGATCACTTCCGCTCGATTCCCGTCGCTGAACGGTCGCGGATGACCACTAAGGACGCATTCAAGCGGCTGATGATGAAGAAATATCCCTGCCCGGCTTAGCCGAGCACGCCGAGAAACAGCAGCAGCGCCATGAAGATGATCGACGCGGTGAACGCAAAGACGATCAGCACGGCGGTCCGCCATAAGGCGCTGAACCGCCCAAGTGCGTAAGCCCCGCGCAGCTGCCGGTACATGTGCACCGGCGGCACCAGCGCGATCGCCCAGCCCGCGACCCAACCGGGCAAGCCGATCGCCCGTAAGAGGCTAAGCGCGATGAAGCCCAGGGTCATGAACGCCAGCGAGTAAGTGACGAAAACGGTGTGGTCGTACGCCCGATACTGGCGATAACGCCGGCGGTGCAGGAAAAGCAGCCAGACGAACGGGACCGAGATGGGAATGAGCGCCCAGGAAAATTTGTAGGCGCTGTTCTGGACCTTGTAGAGTAGCAGCTTCGGGTTCTCCTTCGCCTTCATGTAGGCAGCGTCGAACCAGCCCGGAATCGTCGCGTCGGCGGCCGCGGTCACCTTTTCGCCAACGACATTACCAGTTGGCGTTTCCGGCGCGCTTTGCACCTGGGCGCCCATGCTTTCGAAAATCGTCGCCTGCAGGTCGATCGCCTTGCGCATCCGGGCAATTTCGCGATCGACCTCGGCGGTTGGCTCGCCCTGCTTCGCCATCGTCGCCCGGCGCGTTTCCAGCGCCTTCAACTCCGCCAAATTCTCGGTTTGCGCCTGGGCAAGGTCGCGCTTGGTCTCGGCGCTGGCCTCCGGCGTCGAATTGAAGTGCAGCGGACCGCCGACCAGGGAGACGATTGCGAACATCAGGAAAACGCTGAACAGGAACAGCGCGACCGGCGAGACGAAGCGGGCGCGTTGCCCGCCGATATAGTCGCGGGTGAGCTCGCCGGGTCGCCAGGCAAGCTTGGGCAACGTCCGCCAGATCTTGCCTTCGAAGTGAAAGACGCCGTGCAGCAAATCGTGGAAGAACGCGCCGAGGGTGCGGTGCACATGCGCCTGCTGGCCGCAGCATTGGCAATACGGGCCGGTCAGGTCGCAACCGCAGTTCAGGCAGCGTTTCTCATGCGTGTGGCCGTCGGCCTCCCCCGCCGTTGGCTCGACGGCGCGGCCCAGCATTCCACCGGTCACCGCTTCGCCGATCGCTTCGAGTTCGCCGCTCACCGTGAGCCCCTCCTACCCCAGCATCCCGCCGAACAGCAGCAGCATGAAGAACAGGATGCAGGCGAGGACGGCGAAGGCCATCATCGCCGCGGTCCGCCACAGCGCGCTCGGGACCGGCAGCGAATAGGCGCCGCGAAGCTGCCGATACATGTGGATCGGCGGCACCACGAACGGGATCAGCGCGAGCGGCCCGATCAGCCCGGTCATTTTCAGAAGCGTGTAGGCGACCGCGAACAGGCTCATGAACGCGATGGAATAGGTCACGAAGACGGCGTGACCGTAGGCGCGATATTGTTCGCGGTACCGCCGCCGGTTGAGGAACAGCAGCCACACTAGCGGGATCGAGATCGGGATCAGCGCCCAGGAGAATTTATAGGAGTTGCTGGACAGCTTGTAGGCCAGCAATTCGGGGTTGGCCTTCGCATGTCGCCACGCTTCGTCGATGACCCGCAACGGCCGCGGCGCATCGCTGAGATCGATGTCGACCGGAGCCGTGGTCGCCGCTTCGACCTTCACTTCGCTGCGCGTGCGCCGCTCATAGGCCTTGGCACCCAGCAGGCTGAGAACGGCGAACATCAGGAAGACCGAAAACAGGAACATTGCGAACGGCGACAGGAAGCGGCCCCGCTCGCCGTGAATATAGCGCCGAGTTAATTCGCCCGGATGCAGCGCCAGCATCGGCAGCGTGCGCCAGAACTTTCCTTCGAAATGAAACACGCTGTGGGTGAGATCGTGAAGGAACGCGCCGAAGCTGCGATGAATGTGCTCCGCCTGCCCGCACCGATGGCAATATTCGCCGGCCAGCGGCGAGCCGCAGTTGAGGCAATGGCCGCCAGTGAACGGGACGCTCCCGACGCCGCGCGCGGCTTCGCTGCCGGCCACGCCGCCAGCGCCTTCATCCCGATGCATGTCAGCCTGTGCCCGCCCCATTCGCCCTTTCCCCAGCGCACGTTAGGCGGGACTGCGCGGCCATGCTAGCGGTGATGGAATGAAGCGGGTCGGGCTTTTGGGAGGTTCGTTCAACCCAGCGCATCGCGGGCACCGGCGGCTGAGCCTGGCGGCGATGCGCGCGCTCCAACTCGACGAAGTGTGGTGGCTGGTTTCCCCGGGCAACCCGCTCAAGGATGCCCGCGACATGGCCGACTACGAAGCGAGGTTGGCTTCGGCCCACATCGTGGCCGAGGGGACTGCGATCGTCGTCAGCGACTTCGAACGGCAGGCCGGCACGCGCTATACGGTGGATACGCTTCGGGCGCTGCTTCCGGCCTATCCGCAACACCGCTTCATCTGGATGATGGGGAGCGACACCCTGCCGGACTTTCACCGCTGGAGGCACTGGCGGCGGCTCGCCGGGCTGGTGCCGATTGCGGTGCTTCCAAGGCCCGGCTATGATGCCAAGGCCCAGGCGGCGCGCGCGATGGGCTGGCTGAGGGGGTTCGTCCATCCCTCCAGCGAGGCGAAGCATTGGACGGAGTGGAGTCCACCGGCGATCACTTTTCTTCGACTGCCGACCGACCCGACTTCCGCAACCGCTTTGCGCGCGCTTGACCCCGACTGGCATCTGCATCTGCCCACTGGCCCGACTCCGCGGACCGATGATGCGCCGGACCCGCTACAAGATTAGGAGAGCACTTGCCCGACCCTGAAACCGACCCCGCCAAGGCCGCGCCACAGCCGGCGGACGTCGACAAGCTTCACCAGCTGGTGCTCCAGTCGCTCGACGACGATCAGGCGGTCGAAGTCGTCTCGATCCCGCTCGGCGGCAAGTCGAATATTGCCGACCATATGGTGATCGCGTCCGGCCGTTCGACGCGCCAGGTTGCGTCCATGGCTAACAAATTAGCCGATCGCGTTAAGCAAGAGTTCGGAAAAATCGTGCGAATAGAGGGGCTGCCGACGGCGGACTGGGTGCTGATCGACGCCGATGACGTGATTGTGCACCTGTTTCGGCCGGAAGTGAGGAGTTTCTACAATCTCGAACGGATGTGGGCATTTGGCGATGATTCGAGCGTAAGCGCATCGCAAGACGGGTGAGGGCAACAATGCGACTGACAGCGATCTTCCTGTGCCTGCTGGCGTTTATCGCCCAGCCCGCCGCAGCCGCGACCTCGCCCAGCCTGTGGGGCCTGGAACGCCAGCTCTCGTCGCTTCTTTCGACCAAGTCCGCCGATGTCGGCGTCGCCGCGCTCGATCTCAACACGGGCGAGATGGTCAGCTTCAAGGGCGACCACCCCTTTCCGATGGCAAGCACCGTCAAGGTCGCGGTCGCCGCACTCTACCTTGCCCAGGTCGATCACGGCCGCCGCTCGCTTGACGATACCATCAGCGGACAAAGCGCTCGCAGCCTGATGCGCCGGATGCTGATCCACAGCGACAATGGCGCCACGGACGTGCTGATCCGCGATCTCGGCGGGCCCCAGGCGCTCGATAGCTGGCTCAAGGACAATGGCGTCCAGGGCCTGCGCGTGGACCGCACCATCGCGCAGCTGCTGCGCGACAAGCGCGACCTTTGGGATCGCCGCGATTCCAGCACGCCGACGGCGATGGTCGACCTGCTGCGCCGGATCTACAAGGCGGAGCTGATCACGCCCAAGAGCCGCAACTATTTGCTCGACGTGATGGGCCAGTGCCAGACCGGCAAAAATCGGATCAAGGGCCTGCTCCCAGGCGTCCCGGTCGAGCACAAGACGGGCACGCTGAACGGCTATTCCAGCGACGTCGGCTTCATCACCATGCCGGACGGCCGCCGGGTCGCGGTCGCCTTCTTCGCGCGCGGCGGCGACGATCGCCCACGCACTATCGCGCAGGCCGCCCGCGCCATCTACGACGGCTTCTGGGCCAAGCTCAGCAGCTTCGGCTTTGCCGGGAACGGCAGCCCGCGCTAAGCGGGCGAGGTGCTTCTCCACATCGTCGCTCGCGGAAAGATCGGCCGGTCCCCGGAGGGCGAGCTGGTCGATCGCTACCTGAAGCGGATTTCCT
Proteins encoded in this region:
- the rsfS gene encoding ribosome silencing factor — encoded protein: MPDPETDPAKAAPQPADVDKLHQLVLQSLDDDQAVEVVSIPLGGKSNIADHMVIASGRSTRQVASMANKLADRVKQEFGKIVRIEGLPTADWVLIDADDVIVHLFRPEVRSFYNLERMWAFGDDSSVSASQDG
- a CDS encoding DUF3667 domain-containing protein; this encodes MSGELEAIGEAVTGGMLGRAVEPTAGEADGHTHEKRCLNCGCDLTGPYCQCCGQQAHVHRTLGAFFHDLLHGVFHFEGKIWRTLPKLAWRPGELTRDYIGGQRARFVSPVALFLFSVFLMFAIVSLVGGPLHFNSTPEASAETKRDLAQAQTENLAELKALETRRATMAKQGEPTAEVDREIARMRKAIDLQATIFESMGAQVQSAPETPTGNVVGEKVTAAADATIPGWFDAAYMKAKENPKLLLYKVQNSAYKFSWALIPISVPFVWLLFLHRRRYRQYRAYDHTVFVTYSLAFMTLGFIALSLLRAIGLPGWVAGWAIALVPPVHMYRQLRGAYALGRFSALWRTAVLIVFAFTASIIFMALLLFLGVLG
- the ftsH gene encoding ATP-dependent zinc metalloprotease FtsH; the protein is MNEKKPTSPWIKSLMIWVGILFGLVLFVQMIGGGSQAAAGQPVAYSDFMRQVEEGNVRAVTIASSASRNSLISGKLADGTDFRTIAPPDANVSSKLIERGVDVQVKAEEGSSIWMLMLYNSLPLLLIIGISFFVMRQMQKNAGSGAMGFGKSRARQLTEKHGRVTFADVAGIDEAREELQEIVEYLRDPGKFARLGGKIPKGALLVGSPGTGKTLLARAIAGEAGVPFFTISGSDFVEMFVGVGASRVRDMFEQAKKSAPCILFIDEIDAVGRHRGAGLGNGNDEREQTLNQLLVEMDGFEANEGIIIIAATNRPDVLDPALLRPGRFDRQVVVPRPDIEGREKILSVHMKKVPLAPDVDPRVIARGTPGFSGADLANLVNEAALLAARKGKRLVAMSEFEEAKDKVMMGTERRSMVMTEDEKKMTAYHEAGHAIVALHEPASDPIHKATIIPRGRALGMVMRLPERDSYSYHRDKMYANLSVAMGGRVAEEVIFGYQKVSSGASSDIQYATQLARDMVTRWGMSDALGPLQYAEPEEEVFLGYSVNRTRGMSNETAQLIDKEIRRIVDEGYDRAKVVLNEHRDELESLAQALLEYETLSGDEIKTLLGGGKIDRGSSAKPTIQPAGSSVPKTGRKSKPIGGAAPAGA
- a CDS encoding DUF3667 domain-containing protein — protein: MGRAQADMHRDEGAGGVAGSEAARGVGSVPFTGGHCLNCGSPLAGEYCHRCGQAEHIHRSFGAFLHDLTHSVFHFEGKFWRTLPMLALHPGELTRRYIHGERGRFLSPFAMFLFSVFLMFAVLSLLGAKAYERRTRSEVKVEAATTAPVDIDLSDAPRPLRVIDEAWRHAKANPELLAYKLSSNSYKFSWALIPISIPLVWLLFLNRRRYREQYRAYGHAVFVTYSIAFMSLFAVAYTLLKMTGLIGPLALIPFVVPPIHMYRQLRGAYSLPVPSALWRTAAMMAFAVLACILFFMLLLFGGMLG
- a CDS encoding serine hydrolase, whose translation is MRLTAIFLCLLAFIAQPAAAATSPSLWGLERQLSSLLSTKSADVGVAALDLNTGEMVSFKGDHPFPMASTVKVAVAALYLAQVDHGRRSLDDTISGQSARSLMRRMLIHSDNGATDVLIRDLGGPQALDSWLKDNGVQGLRVDRTIAQLLRDKRDLWDRRDSSTPTAMVDLLRRIYKAELITPKSRNYLLDVMGQCQTGKNRIKGLLPGVPVEHKTGTLNGYSSDVGFITMPDGRRVAVAFFARGGDDRPRTIAQAARAIYDGFWAKLSSFGFAGNGSPR
- a CDS encoding tetratricopeptide repeat protein, with the translated sequence MKFARLRIAVPAAILLASTAAPSIAQRPPTPEQRIAILQQQLSASQALAVRLQQRLDAVEAQLQQLVNRTEESGHRLGVLEGTVQQLRTDQDSRIARLESAAVAAQPAVVETAEDPKPVVTKPATGGSKSTASAEPADAAAAATDPGEDAYTEGFKLWEAKRFDQAITSLRAFVAGYPKHRRVSWANNLIGRALLDKGEPFAAAQALLANYRSNPKGGRAQDSLYYLGQALLKYGQPAQACKAYSELTSVYGDSVRPELKALLPKARAEANCS
- a CDS encoding helix-turn-helix domain-containing protein; the protein is MDETDAIETPTVGEQLRSAREDKGLSLEDLATQTRIPRRHLESLETADWHRLPAPTYTLGFAKSYATAVGLDRAEIAEQLRAEMGGVRTETATAEVFQPADPARTMPKWLVLGTIAAVILFALLFSWYQNRSLNEGDETPAAVSQQAIVPTAPAAAPVQQAATTASGPVVLTATEPSWIQVSDNGKSLFQGELAAGQTFAVPATATAPTLRAGKPEALRITVGNTVAPPVGPPGRVASNVSLLGADLMKAPAAASAPAVGASPQPSGAR
- a CDS encoding nicotinate-nucleotide adenylyltransferase; the encoded protein is MKRVGLLGGSFNPAHRGHRRLSLAAMRALQLDEVWWLVSPGNPLKDARDMADYEARLASAHIVAEGTAIVVSDFERQAGTRYTVDTLRALLPAYPQHRFIWMMGSDTLPDFHRWRHWRRLAGLVPIAVLPRPGYDAKAQAARAMGWLRGFVHPSSEAKHWTEWSPPAITFLRLPTDPTSATALRALDPDWHLHLPTGPTPRTDDAPDPLQD
- the tilS gene encoding tRNA lysidine(34) synthetase TilS, which produces MQLKLDPHLVGRFGAGLDRLIPGDARIGLAVSGGPDSLALLLLASAARPGAVEAATVDHSLRAESADEAAMVAGLCATLGVPHATLAIRWDRKPETALQERSRAERYRLLGGWLERRGLGVLATAHHLDDQVETLLMRLNRGAGVRGLAAIRPVATVPGTGQPLLRPLLDWRREDLASVCRIAGVSPAADPGNSDDRFERVRVRNALAQLDLLDVPAIGQSVANLAEADAALEWAVEHHWRTAVAADSGELRYTPGDAPPEIRRRIAAKAVAELASEGPLQLRGRELNELLGALTAGGTATLRGVRCSGGETWRFASAPPRRLA
- a CDS encoding winged helix-turn-helix domain-containing protein, whose amino-acid sequence is MAPQTFAFDRFQLDVADRQLREGDETVEVNARYFDALALLVREHGKLITKDRFLEEVWRGVPVTDEALTQCIKTLRRQLGDSASRPRLIETVPKHGYRFIASVGPGGGVAREAPPAPSHYSAREFLLTGVAGTIGAGMAGLLGGLVYGLLATSDPTQRGAGGISMLLVLVSLTIVVAILGGLGVSFGVAAAGFAKGPQWAWKMAGGAAGGLLVGAFTKLLGVDGFSLLFGQSPGDITGAGEGALTGAAVGLAAWLATRFTPLAPARRSALLGAAVGAVAGLVIILSGGRLMLGSLDLLARNFPNSRLRIDAVGALFGEHGLGPATEAASGALEIALFAAGIVGAMVLARRHFSDWLR